From the genome of Deinococcus aerius, one region includes:
- a CDS encoding HIT family protein, with protein sequence MRERRAFDLESYVRRTRTGPCFVCEFLRGNPDYAHHALYQDDFAAVFLARTPNREGRQLVQAPGYTLVVPREHREQVAHDFTLAEYLRLQEVVYHVAGALRQELPTERVYVLSLGSQQGNSHVHWHVVALPPGVPYDEQQFHFLMAEYGVVELTEGETADIAARLRARLQTALGGAGSPA encoded by the coding sequence ATGCGGGAGAGGCGGGCGTTCGACCTGGAGAGCTATGTGCGGCGCACGCGCACGGGGCCGTGCTTCGTCTGCGAATTTCTCCGGGGCAACCCCGACTACGCCCATCACGCCCTGTACCAGGATGACTTCGCTGCCGTTTTTCTGGCCCGCACCCCGAACAGGGAGGGCAGACAACTCGTCCAGGCGCCCGGCTACACGCTCGTCGTTCCCCGGGAGCACCGGGAACAGGTCGCGCACGACTTCACCCTCGCGGAGTACCTGCGCCTTCAGGAGGTCGTGTACCACGTCGCCGGGGCCCTGCGCCAGGAACTGCCCACCGAGCGGGTCTACGTCCTGTCGCTGGGGAGTCAGCAGGGCAACAGCCACGTCCACTGGCATGTCGTCGCCCTCCCGCCGGGCGTGCCGTACGACGAGCAGCAGTTTCACTTCCTGATGGCGGAATACGGCGTCGTCGAGTTGACCGAGGGGGAGACGGCGGATATCGCCGCGCGGCTCAGGGCCCGGCTCCAGACCGCTCTCGGGGGTGCCGGCTCCCCGGCCTGA
- a CDS encoding DMT family transporter, whose amino-acid sequence MPTVPPGRTPPQPDPTPGPEGRTATPSPRGTERSFLLLVAVLAGSLLPTQFATNGALAAALGSVTLTGATSYLVGSVLLLGLLAVWRWRPTWEAARRAPAWSWLGGVVGSAYVVGSVILTRELGAALATTLVIASQIITAILLDHFGVLGLPRRRLNRARLLATALALAALALRLWGLR is encoded by the coding sequence ATGCCAACCGTTCCGCCCGGAAGAACGCCGCCCCAGCCCGACCCCACCCCGGGTCCAGAAGGGCGAACCGCCACACCGAGCCCGAGGGGGACGGAAAGGAGTTTTCTCCTCCTCGTCGCCGTCCTCGCCGGGAGTCTCCTGCCCACCCAGTTCGCCACAAATGGAGCCCTGGCCGCGGCATTGGGGTCGGTGACGCTCACGGGCGCGACCTCTTACCTGGTGGGCAGCGTCCTCCTGCTCGGTCTGCTCGCAGTGTGGCGCTGGCGGCCCACCTGGGAAGCCGCGCGGCGGGCACCCGCCTGGAGCTGGCTGGGCGGGGTGGTGGGCAGCGCCTATGTGGTGGGCAGCGTCATCCTGACCCGCGAACTCGGGGCGGCCCTCGCCACCACGCTGGTGATCGCCTCGCAGATCATCACGGCGATCCTGCTCGACCACTTCGGGGTCCTCGGGTTGCCCCGGCGGCGCCTCAACCGGGCGCGGCTGCTCGCCACCGCGCTGGCCCTGGCCGCCCTCGCCCTGCGGCTGTGGGGATTGAGGTGA
- a CDS encoding proline--tRNA ligase, with translation MRVSQGLFVTWREAPSEAETRGIAMLTRAGFVRKLGSGLYANLPLMQRVLHKLEAVIRQELGGVAQEVSFPVLQAESLWRESGRWEAYTQAEGIMFTVTDRAGRQLALGPTHEEVAVAVVRELARSYRDLPVSVYQIGRKFRDELRPRFGLLRTREFTMKDGYSFHASPDDLRAHFEAMSGVYARILTRLGVRWRPVEADSGNIGGADSREFMVLTDVGEDEVLYTGDGRYAANAERAVSRAADAGPSPFHAFARHHTPGTPTVATACAALGCEPAHMVKNVLYDAVFSRGEGRQLVPVLVSVRGDHSVNPVKLWNAVQARAGQVGSGPLLALEVAQPEVWAAGELPLGSLAPDLSDDVIARRQGIHPAFLCLCDEAATASRNFTTGANETDWHMTGANWGVQYPLPEVVEVRQAQAGDASRHDPAQALHSARGIEVGHVFQLGTRYARAMNAGFTAADGSTQPFHMGCYGIGVTRLAQAVAEQLSDERGLVWPPVIAPYPVILTVVDAQDERQMGVAETLYARLRAAGVDALLDDRPERAGVKFADADLTGIPYRVTLGRALEQGEAEVRVRRTGEVRRLAVAEVVPYLQGRVTAPELA, from the coding sequence ATGCGGGTGTCGCAGGGATTGTTCGTGACGTGGCGCGAGGCGCCGTCGGAGGCCGAGACGCGCGGAATCGCCATGCTCACGCGGGCGGGGTTTGTTCGGAAGCTGGGGAGCGGGCTGTACGCCAACCTCCCCCTGATGCAGCGGGTGCTGCACAAACTGGAGGCCGTCATCCGGCAGGAACTCGGCGGCGTGGCGCAGGAGGTCAGCTTCCCGGTCCTCCAGGCTGAAAGCCTGTGGCGCGAGTCGGGGCGCTGGGAGGCGTATACCCAGGCCGAGGGGATCATGTTCACCGTGACCGACCGCGCCGGGCGGCAACTTGCCTTGGGGCCGACGCACGAGGAGGTCGCGGTGGCGGTGGTGCGCGAGCTGGCCCGCAGCTACCGGGACCTCCCCGTGAGCGTGTACCAGATCGGGCGCAAGTTCCGCGACGAGCTGCGGCCCCGCTTCGGCCTGCTGCGCACCCGGGAGTTCACTATGAAGGACGGGTACTCCTTCCACGCCTCGCCGGACGATCTGCGGGCACACTTCGAGGCCATGAGCGGGGTGTACGCGCGCATCCTCACCCGTCTGGGCGTGCGGTGGCGCCCCGTGGAGGCTGACAGCGGGAACATCGGCGGGGCGGACAGCCGCGAGTTCATGGTGTTGACCGACGTGGGCGAGGACGAGGTGCTGTACACCGGGGACGGGCGGTACGCCGCGAACGCCGAGCGGGCCGTGTCCCGCGCCGCCGACGCGGGGCCGAGCCCCTTCCACGCCTTCGCGCGGCACCACACCCCGGGAACCCCGACGGTGGCGACCGCCTGCGCCGCCCTGGGGTGCGAGCCCGCCCACATGGTCAAGAACGTCCTGTACGACGCGGTGTTCTCGCGGGGGGAGGGAAGGCAGCTCGTCCCGGTGCTCGTCAGCGTGCGGGGGGACCACAGCGTGAATCCGGTGAAGCTCTGGAACGCGGTGCAGGCGCGGGCGGGGCAGGTGGGGAGCGGCCCGCTCCTCGCGCTGGAGGTGGCTCAGCCGGAGGTGTGGGCGGCGGGCGAACTGCCCCTGGGCTCCCTCGCGCCCGACCTTTCCGATGACGTGATCGCCCGGCGCCAAGGAATCCATCCGGCCTTCCTGTGCCTGTGCGATGAGGCGGCGACGGCATCCCGGAACTTCACGACGGGCGCGAATGAGACGGACTGGCACATGACCGGGGCGAATTGGGGCGTGCAATACCCGCTGCCCGAGGTGGTGGAGGTCCGGCAGGCCCAGGCCGGGGACGCCTCCCGGCACGATCCCGCGCAGGCGCTCCACTCCGCCCGGGGCATCGAGGTGGGGCACGTTTTCCAACTGGGGACGCGGTACGCGCGGGCGATGAATGCCGGCTTCACGGCGGCGGACGGTAGCACCCAACCCTTCCACATGGGCTGCTACGGCATCGGCGTGACCCGGCTGGCGCAGGCCGTCGCCGAGCAGCTTTCGGACGAGCGGGGGCTGGTGTGGCCCCCCGTGATCGCCCCCTACCCGGTCATCCTGACCGTGGTGGACGCTCAGGACGAGCGGCAGATGGGGGTGGCCGAAACTTTATACGCGCGACTGCGGGCGGCGGGCGTGGACGCGCTGCTGGATGACCGCCCGGAGCGCGCGGGCGTGAAGTTCGCAGATGCGGATCTGACTGGCATTCCCTACCGGGTGACGCTCGGACGGGCTCTGGAACAGGGTGAAGCGGAGGTCAGGGTGCGCCGGACGGGCGAAGTCAGACGGCTGGCCGTGGCCGAAGTCGTGCCCTATCTCCAAGGGCGGGTCACCGCTCCAGAGTTGGCTTAG
- a CDS encoding MerR family transcriptional regulator produces the protein MRIGELARRANVSPRLLRYYEEQGVLAAGRSANGYRDYPESVVAHVLQLRGLLGAGLPISLIKEVLPGLDTPQAIHLKEVQPEMLARLELERDRVAARISCLRRNLEALDAYLEAVRPPGQAGDDASSGPPR, from the coding sequence ATGCGGATTGGCGAATTGGCCCGGCGAGCGAACGTCTCCCCCCGCCTGTTGCGGTACTACGAGGAACAGGGAGTACTCGCGGCGGGCCGGAGCGCGAACGGCTACCGGGACTATCCCGAGTCGGTGGTGGCGCATGTCCTCCAGCTTCGCGGCCTGCTCGGCGCTGGGCTGCCCATCAGCCTCATCAAGGAGGTGCTGCCCGGCCTCGACACCCCGCAGGCGATCCATCTCAAGGAGGTCCAGCCGGAGATGCTGGCCCGGCTGGAGCTGGAACGGGACCGCGTCGCCGCGCGCATCTCCTGCCTGAGGCGCAATCTCGAGGCCCTGGACGCCTATCTGGAGGCGGTGCGGCCACCAGGGCAGGCGGGTGATGATGCCAGCTCCGGGCCGCCGCGCTGA
- a CDS encoding amino acid ABC transporter ATP-binding protein, which produces MTQSSTAPVAQSTRAQTVDPIIVARDVQKHFGNFHALRGVSLTVHPGQVVVIIGPSGSGKSTFIRTINALDPHDGGEIVVDGIPLNGTRNLDAVRREVGMVFQSFNLFPHLTVLENITLAPTRVRKTSKAEAERRGLELLRRVGIEEQAHKYPAQLSGGQQQRVAIARALAMDPKVMLFDEPTSALDPEMIKEVLDVMKDLARGGMTMLVVTHEMGFAREVADRLLFFDAGTIVEDTTPEAFYNNPQHERARAFLSKILGH; this is translated from the coding sequence ATGACCCAGAGCAGCACGGCCCCCGTCGCCCAGAGCACCCGTGCCCAGACGGTGGACCCCATCATCGTCGCCCGGGACGTGCAGAAGCACTTCGGGAACTTCCACGCCCTGCGCGGCGTCAGCCTGACCGTCCACCCCGGACAGGTCGTCGTGATCATCGGGCCGTCGGGCAGCGGCAAGAGCACCTTCATCCGCACGATCAACGCGCTCGACCCCCACGACGGCGGCGAGATCGTGGTGGACGGCATTCCGCTCAACGGCACCCGCAACCTGGACGCGGTGCGGCGCGAGGTCGGGATGGTATTCCAGTCCTTCAACCTCTTCCCGCACCTCACCGTGCTGGAGAACATCACCCTCGCCCCCACCCGCGTCCGCAAGACGAGCAAGGCCGAGGCGGAGAGGCGGGGGCTGGAACTCCTGCGCCGCGTCGGCATCGAGGAGCAGGCGCACAAGTACCCCGCGCAGCTCTCGGGCGGCCAGCAGCAGCGCGTCGCCATCGCCCGCGCCCTGGCGATGGACCCCAAGGTGATGCTCTTCGACGAGCCCACCTCCGCCCTCGACCCCGAGATGATCAAGGAAGTGCTCGACGTGATGAAGGACCTCGCCCGGGGCGGGATGACCATGCTCGTCGTCACGCACGAGATGGGCTTCGCCCGCGAGGTCGCCGACCGCCTCCTCTTCTTCGACGCGGGCACCATCGTGGAGGACACCACGCCGGAAGCCTTTTACAACAACCCGCAGCACGAGCGGGCGAGGGCGTTCCTGAGCAAGATTCTGGGGCACTGA
- a CDS encoding MFS transporter: MTATRSSRPAWNRDERLGILNGWLVFLGDGFLSVSVVVAGFAARLGAPNAVIGLLPAIAGGGWMLPQLLVAARVRPLAYKLPVYRSAALVRMLSYLAMVLVAATLADHPALCLSLFVLAMLTNAIASGVAGLPFLEVVSKIVPPGRRARFFGIRNLYGGLLAFGAGLGVRAILASDLDFPLNYALIFLLGTVAYTVGYGVFGQVKEPPDTPLPPGNFREELRSVPTTLADRHFRAFLTVRLLLAAASMSEPFYAVYALRDLHYPAATLGVFVMALTGAAPLSNIVWQRVAERKGSRRIIRYATFFAGLAPLAALTVGALHLPAAAYLLVFILSSVAAQGFNLGHTNHLLNLAPPDARSRYIGTLNTLVGAALFAPVLGGFLADVAGYRLLFGLSIALFAAAWWQCGRLRRDA; the protein is encoded by the coding sequence GTGACGGCGACCCGATCCTCCCGCCCGGCCTGGAACCGCGATGAGCGCCTCGGCATCCTCAACGGGTGGCTGGTGTTCCTGGGCGACGGCTTTCTGAGCGTGTCGGTGGTCGTGGCGGGCTTCGCGGCGCGGCTGGGGGCGCCGAACGCCGTGATAGGGCTGCTCCCGGCCATCGCGGGGGGCGGATGGATGCTGCCGCAACTGCTCGTGGCGGCGCGGGTGCGGCCCCTGGCGTACAAGCTGCCGGTCTACCGCTCGGCGGCGCTCGTGCGGATGCTGAGCTACCTGGCGATGGTCCTCGTCGCGGCGACGCTGGCGGACCATCCGGCCCTGTGCCTCAGCCTGTTCGTGCTGGCGATGTTGACGAACGCCATCGCCTCGGGGGTGGCGGGCCTCCCCTTCCTGGAGGTCGTGAGCAAGATCGTGCCGCCCGGACGCCGCGCCCGCTTTTTCGGCATCCGCAACCTCTACGGCGGCCTGCTCGCCTTTGGGGCGGGGCTGGGGGTGCGCGCCATCCTGGCCTCCGACCTCGACTTTCCGCTCAATTACGCGCTGATCTTCCTGCTGGGCACGGTCGCCTACACGGTCGGCTACGGCGTCTTCGGGCAGGTCAAGGAACCGCCGGACACCCCCCTGCCCCCCGGCAACTTCCGCGAGGAGCTGCGGTCGGTGCCCACGACGCTGGCCGACCGTCACTTCCGCGCCTTCCTGACCGTGCGGCTGCTGCTGGCCGCCGCGAGCATGAGCGAGCCCTTCTACGCCGTGTACGCCCTGCGCGACCTGCATTACCCGGCAGCGACCCTGGGCGTGTTCGTGATGGCTCTGACGGGGGCCGCGCCCCTCTCCAACATCGTGTGGCAGCGGGTGGCCGAGCGCAAGGGCTCGCGGCGCATCATCCGCTACGCGACCTTTTTCGCGGGGTTGGCTCCCCTGGCCGCCCTCACCGTGGGAGCACTCCACCTGCCCGCGGCGGCTTACCTGCTCGTCTTCATCCTCTCCAGCGTGGCGGCGCAGGGCTTCAACCTGGGGCACACCAACCACCTGCTCAACCTCGCCCCGCCGGATGCCCGCAGCCGGTACATCGGGACGCTGAATACGCTCGTCGGCGCGGCGCTCTTCGCCCCGGTCCTGGGCGGCTTCCTCGCCGACGTGGCGGGGTATCGCCTGCTCTTCGGGCTCAGCATCGCCCTGTTCGCCGCCGCGTGGTGGCAGTGCGGGCGGCTGCGGCGGGACGCGTAG
- a CDS encoding alpha-amylase family glycosyl hydrolase, with the protein MCRLALLGALLASAAGAQASTPTPAAGPTWEGQVIYQVMPDRFFDGNTANNVGVDRANLRAWHGGDLPGLTSKLPYIQNLGATAVWLTPVYRQQAANSFDTAAYHGYWPADFRDVDPHFGTLADFGAFVKSAHGAGMRVVLDQVINHFGYEAAAVKEHPTWFNGQKECDATTNKDVDCPLAGLPDLKQSNPEVRSLLLGNDDFWRGQGVDALRYDAIKHVERPFLRDLLAKDRAAGTWTLGEWFDADTGTVAEWQRAGFDSLFLFSLQTAMRLSVMGGSSLTNVANVLSRQGELPRPGEVALFLDNHDVPRFAQGSLFEDVGQARTRYGLRALMTLKGVPVIWQGTEIAMRGGADPDNRRDMRFENEWTPAERQVFETARDAIAVRKASQALSVGDQKLLPVPASLQDDLLLLTRQAGNERVLVAWHYGKNRKTYSIRLSTLGLGPDGQGLTRSLFAGQDAKMSVSGGWLHLSLPGEDAAVFGLR; encoded by the coding sequence ATGTGCCGCCTCGCCCTGCTGGGTGCGCTGCTCGCCTCCGCGGCGGGCGCGCAAGCCTCCACGCCGACCCCTGCCGCTGGGCCCACCTGGGAGGGGCAGGTCATCTATCAGGTCATGCCCGACCGGTTTTTCGACGGGAACACGGCGAACAACGTGGGGGTGGACCGCGCCAACCTGCGCGCGTGGCACGGCGGCGACCTGCCGGGCCTGACCTCCAAACTTCCGTATATCCAGAACCTCGGCGCGACGGCAGTGTGGCTCACGCCGGTCTACCGGCAGCAGGCCGCGAACTCCTTCGACACCGCCGCCTATCACGGCTACTGGCCCGCCGACTTCCGCGACGTGGACCCGCACTTCGGGACGCTGGCCGACTTCGGGGCCTTCGTGAAGTCGGCGCATGGGGCCGGGATGCGGGTCGTGCTCGATCAGGTCATCAACCACTTCGGGTACGAGGCGGCGGCGGTGAAGGAGCATCCGACGTGGTTCAACGGGCAGAAGGAATGTGACGCGACGACGAACAAGGACGTGGACTGCCCGCTGGCGGGCCTGCCGGACCTCAAGCAGTCCAACCCCGAGGTGCGCTCGCTCCTGCTGGGCAACGACGACTTCTGGCGCGGGCAGGGGGTGGACGCCCTGCGCTACGACGCGATCAAGCATGTCGAGCGGCCCTTCCTGCGCGACCTGCTCGCCAAGGACCGCGCCGCCGGAACTTGGACGCTGGGCGAGTGGTTCGACGCCGACACCGGCACGGTCGCCGAGTGGCAGCGGGCGGGCTTCGACAGCCTGTTTCTCTTCAGCCTCCAGACGGCGATGCGCCTGAGCGTGATGGGGGGCAGCAGCCTCACCAACGTGGCAAACGTGCTCTCCCGGCAGGGCGAACTGCCCCGGCCCGGCGAGGTCGCGCTGTTCCTCGACAACCACGACGTGCCGCGCTTTGCCCAGGGCTCGCTGTTCGAGGACGTGGGGCAGGCCCGCACCCGCTACGGCCTGCGGGCCCTGATGACCCTCAAGGGCGTCCCGGTGATCTGGCAGGGGACCGAGATCGCCATGCGCGGTGGCGCCGACCCCGACAACCGCCGCGACATGCGCTTCGAGAACGAGTGGACGCCCGCCGAGCGCCAGGTGTTCGAGACGGCCCGGGACGCCATCGCGGTCCGCAAGGCGAGCCAGGCGCTGAGCGTGGGCGATCAGAAGCTGCTGCCCGTGCCCGCCAGCCTGCAGGACGACCTGCTGCTCCTGACCCGGCAGGCCGGGAATGAACGTGTCCTGGTCGCCTGGCACTACGGCAAGAACCGCAAGACGTACAGCATCCGCCTCAGCACCCTGGGGCTGGGCCCGGACGGGCAGGGCCTCACCCGCAGCCTCTTCGCCGGTCAGGACGCGAAGATGAGCGTGAGCGGCGGCTGGCTGCACCTCAGCCTGCCCGGGGAGGACGCGGCGGTGTTCGGCCTGAGGTAA
- a CDS encoding DUF4279 domain-containing protein — MRLSFTLLGDFDPDFVTNHLGLTPTDVAVRREGRPGSHKIAKDIWTLSRIYPDYLGTDKRIEGFLDELIGISEKLDGLRKFREVEGVLSCVLWLDVEGPSPGIYLSEMAIAHLKELKVSFNVSLYFV; from the coding sequence CTGCGCCTCTCCTTCACCCTCCTGGGAGACTTCGATCCTGATTTCGTCACGAACCATCTCGGGCTCACACCGACGGATGTTGCGGTGAGACGAGAAGGCCGTCCAGGGTCACACAAGATTGCAAAGGATATTTGGACCTTGAGCAGAATCTACCCCGACTACTTGGGGACAGACAAACGTATAGAAGGTTTTCTCGACGAGCTGATAGGTATTTCTGAGAAACTAGACGGACTCCGAAAGTTTAGAGAGGTGGAGGGAGTTCTGAGCTGCGTTCTATGGTTAGACGTAGAGGGTCCTTCGCCAGGTATCTATCTTTCTGAAATGGCAATAGCCCATCTCAAGGAGCTAAAGGTTTCCTTCAACGTTTCCCTGTACTTTGTTTGA
- a CDS encoding chloride channel protein: MRSPLPRAVLTRLETGRLVVLSVLLGLLVGGVCAGLRVGLNALLDLASRVIGYSPPGTPGEGGLLMAFGDALPWGLLALPLVGAAYAWLVPGDAGDPLTQLVRGYHTRGQGPGPAVQARTLAGTLLGYAGGLLVGRDAPFTALGGLGARLLRQATRLDAVETRTLTLAGAAAGLGAVLHAPLAAAVLIAEVLYRRFEFEFEVLMPCVLAAVSGYAVYGLAFGFSPLFSLEVAPVPASPQLPALLGVALAVTLAGWVSLFACRVIPEPWTAGRWRPVAGALFGALTAALALWGTPAVLGDGAGWVQLGLSGFLGPDALLAGGWRWLLLAVGARLAFGGGVLPSVGVGGLLGAGLGAVLGVDPAIATLVGAVAFLTVTLNVPVAAALFAVAWGGDALLPVALLTAGLAHLLSGESGLLPSQVRSRAASLVHTGPSLLPDGVRFVARRLPTGAPGTPLDPAPPIEDGGPTPLTSEQELYRRGVPSSWQGARLSVLSLPPGVEVVGVIRDGTVRVPRPELRLTAEDELVFLARPDAYAALEGVLRLPGA, encoded by the coding sequence ATGCGTTCCCCGCTGCCGCGCGCCGTCCTGACCCGTCTGGAGACCGGGCGGCTGGTCGTGCTGAGCGTGCTGCTGGGCCTGCTCGTGGGCGGCGTGTGTGCCGGGCTGCGGGTGGGGCTGAACGCGCTCCTCGACCTCGCCTCGCGGGTGATCGGGTACTCCCCCCCCGGCACACCGGGCGAGGGCGGGCTGCTGATGGCCTTCGGGGACGCGCTGCCCTGGGGTCTGCTCGCCCTGCCGCTGGTGGGGGCCGCCTACGCCTGGCTGGTGCCGGGGGACGCGGGGGACCCCCTCACCCAACTCGTGCGGGGCTACCACACGAGGGGCCAGGGGCCAGGCCCCGCGGTCCAGGCGCGGACCCTGGCGGGCACCCTGCTCGGCTACGCCGGGGGGCTGCTCGTGGGGCGGGACGCGCCCTTCACGGCGCTCGGCGGGCTGGGGGCCCGGCTGCTGCGCCAGGCGACGCGGCTCGACGCGGTGGAGACCCGCACCCTGACGCTGGCAGGGGCGGCGGCAGGGCTGGGGGCCGTGCTGCACGCGCCGCTCGCCGCCGCCGTTCTGATCGCCGAGGTGCTGTACCGCCGCTTCGAGTTCGAGTTCGAGGTCCTGATGCCCTGCGTCCTCGCCGCCGTCAGCGGGTACGCGGTGTACGGCCTCGCCTTCGGGTTCTCGCCGCTCTTCAGCCTGGAGGTTGCGCCGGTGCCCGCGTCGCCGCAGCTCCCGGCCCTCCTGGGGGTGGCCCTGGCGGTGACGCTCGCCGGGTGGGTGTCCCTCTTCGCCTGCCGGGTGATCCCGGAGCCCTGGACGGCCGGGCGGTGGCGACCTGTGGCGGGCGCCCTGTTCGGGGCGCTGACGGCGGCGCTCGCCCTGTGGGGCACCCCGGCCGTGCTGGGTGACGGGGCGGGGTGGGTCCAACTGGGCCTGTCGGGTTTCCTGGGGCCGGACGCGCTGCTCGCCGGGGGCTGGCGCTGGCTGCTGCTCGCCGTCGGGGCACGACTGGCCTTCGGGGGGGGCGTGCTGCCCTCGGTCGGTGTGGGCGGCCTGCTGGGGGCGGGGCTGGGCGCGGTGCTGGGGGTGGACCCGGCGATTGCCACCCTCGTCGGCGCGGTCGCCTTCCTGACCGTCACCCTCAACGTGCCGGTGGCGGCGGCCCTGTTCGCGGTGGCCTGGGGCGGCGACGCCCTGCTGCCCGTCGCGCTCCTCACGGCGGGGCTGGCTCACCTGCTGAGCGGGGAGTCGGGGCTCCTGCCCTCCCAGGTCCGCTCCCGCGCGGCGAGTCTGGTTCACACGGGACCCAGCCTCCTCCCCGACGGGGTGCGCTTCGTGGCCCGGCGCCTGCCCACCGGGGCGCCCGGCACGCCGCTGGACCCGGCTCCTCCCATAGAGGACGGTGGCCCCACCCCCCTCACCTCCGAGCAGGAGCTGTACCGGCGCGGCGTGCCCTCCAGTTGGCAGGGGGCGCGGCTCTCCGTGCTCTCCCTGCCCCCCGGCGTGGAGGTCGTGGGCGTCATCCGCGACGGCACCGTGCGGGTGCCCCGCCCCGAGCTGCGCCTGACCGCCGAGGATGAACTCGTCTTCCTCGCGCGCCCCGACGCCTACGCGGCGCTGGAGGGCGTGCTGAGGCTGCCGGGGGCGTAA
- a CDS encoding DMT family transporter gives MTLLTLLGTVGAGLGLAAGLAFNLRLAAALGQPLAATLVNFVVGAALLLTLWGAGVDRAVPASLPPLWMLLGGVFGASYVALSLTVAARLGAGVSTVAVTLGQVLGALVVTGLGWLGQARQPVTLPAVLSALCLLGAVVVLARDREQARPPEG, from the coding sequence GTGACCCTCCTCACGCTTCTGGGAACGGTCGGCGCGGGCCTGGGTCTCGCCGCCGGGCTCGCCTTCAACCTCCGGCTGGCCGCCGCGCTCGGCCAGCCGCTGGCGGCTACACTGGTCAACTTCGTCGTCGGGGCCGCGCTCCTCCTGACCCTGTGGGGCGCCGGAGTGGACCGCGCCGTTCCCGCCAGCTTGCCGCCGCTCTGGATGCTCCTGGGTGGCGTATTCGGGGCGAGTTACGTCGCGCTCAGCCTGACGGTGGCCGCGCGGCTGGGGGCCGGGGTGAGCACGGTCGCCGTAACCCTCGGGCAGGTGCTCGGGGCCCTCGTCGTCACCGGGCTCGGCTGGCTGGGGCAGGCGCGACAGCCGGTGACTCTGCCCGCTGTCCTCAGCGCCCTGTGCCTGCTCGGCGCGGTCGTCGTCCTGGCCCGCGACCGGGAGCAGGCGAGGCCGCCCGAGGGGTAA